A genomic region of Gemmata massiliana contains the following coding sequences:
- a CDS encoding FkbM family methyltransferase, whose translation MPDNKPMLVLDCGANVGYASAYFLTRFPRAQVLAVEPDPGNFAILARNLAPYGDRACAIHGAVWSHATRLSMAAPVYRDGGEWARQVREGGNEVAAYGIADLLRMVDCQRADILKMDIEGAEAIVFAHGTEAWIDKVGVMAIELHNDTTFGPASEVVARATTGFTTRQSGELTLYHKPESR comes from the coding sequence GTGCCTGATAACAAACCTATGTTGGTACTTGATTGCGGTGCCAACGTTGGCTACGCTTCGGCCTACTTCCTGACCCGTTTTCCTCGGGCGCAAGTTCTGGCTGTGGAACCCGATCCCGGCAACTTCGCTATCCTTGCCCGAAACCTTGCACCTTATGGAGACCGCGCCTGTGCGATCCACGGCGCTGTTTGGTCACACGCGACCCGTCTAAGTATGGCAGCACCCGTTTACCGCGACGGGGGAGAGTGGGCGAGACAGGTTCGTGAGGGTGGTAACGAGGTGGCTGCTTATGGCATCGCCGACCTCCTTCGGATGGTCGATTGTCAGCGGGCGGACATTCTCAAAATGGACATTGAAGGTGCAGAAGCGATTGTATTCGCGCACGGCACTGAAGCATGGATCGACAAAGTGGGCGTGATGGCCATTGAGTTGCATAATGACACCACTTTCGGTCCAGCCTCAGAAGTGGTCGCTCGTGCGACCACTGGATTTACTACCAGACAGAGCGGCGAATTGACCCTCTATCATAAACCGGAGTCGCGATGA